One Citrobacter amalonaticus genomic window carries:
- the cbiD gene encoding cobalt-precorrin-5B (C(1))-methyltransferase CbiD, translating to MSDQTFDAPVWHNGKALRKGYTTGSCATAAAKVAALMVLRQHLIHQVSIVTPSGVTLCLNVESPHIEGQQAIAAIRKDGGDDVDATHGMLIFARVTLNDSGEIVLLGGEGVGTVTRKGIGLPVGSAAINRTPRHTIESAVREAIGPVRGAEIEIFAPEGEERAQKTYNSRLGILGGISIIGTTGIVTPMSEESWKRSLSLELEIKRAAGLERVVLVPGNHGERFVREQMGIDTNVVVTMSNFVGYMIEEAVRLGFRQVVLVGHPGKLIKIAAGIFHTHSHIADARMETLVAHLALLGAPLELLTLVSDCDTTEAAMEHIDAYGFQHIYNHLAERICQRVMQMLRFTKTPPTCDAIMFSFDNQVLGSNRSVEAIAREMQC from the coding sequence ATGAGCGATCAGACTTTCGACGCGCCCGTCTGGCATAACGGTAAAGCGCTGCGCAAAGGTTACACCACCGGTTCGTGCGCCACGGCGGCGGCAAAAGTCGCCGCGCTGATGGTTCTGCGTCAGCATTTGATCCATCAGGTATCGATTGTCACACCGTCCGGCGTCACCCTGTGTCTGAACGTGGAATCACCGCACATTGAAGGACAGCAGGCCATTGCCGCGATCCGCAAAGACGGCGGCGATGATGTCGACGCCACCCACGGAATGTTGATTTTCGCCCGCGTCACGCTGAATGACAGCGGTGAAATTGTCCTGCTCGGCGGCGAAGGTGTCGGCACGGTCACCCGCAAGGGGATTGGTCTGCCTGTCGGCAGCGCGGCCATTAATCGCACTCCGCGTCATACCATTGAATCCGCCGTGCGTGAGGCGATAGGCCCGGTACGCGGGGCGGAAATCGAAATTTTTGCCCCGGAAGGAGAAGAACGGGCGCAAAAAACATACAACTCGCGTCTTGGTATTCTGGGTGGCATTTCCATTATTGGCACCACCGGCATCGTGACCCCCATGTCCGAAGAGAGCTGGAAGCGGTCGTTATCGCTGGAGCTGGAAATCAAACGTGCCGCCGGACTGGAGCGGGTGGTTCTGGTGCCGGGTAACCACGGTGAGCGTTTCGTCCGCGAACAGATGGGCATTGACACCAACGTTGTGGTCACCATGAGTAACTTTGTCGGCTACATGATTGAAGAGGCGGTGCGACTGGGATTTCGCCAGGTCGTGCTCGTCGGTCATCCTGGAAAGCTGATCAAAATTGCCGCCGGGATCTTCCACACCCACAGCCACATAGCCGATGCGCGGATGGAAACGCTGGTGGCGCATCTGGCGCTGCTCGGCGCGCCGCTGGAGTTGCTGACGCTGGTGAGCGATTGCGACACCACTGAAGCGGCAATGGAGCATATCGACGCGTACGGCTTTCAGCACATCTACAACCACCTTGCCGAACGCATCTGTCAGCGTGTGATGCAGATGCTGCGCTTTACCAAAACGCCGCCGACCTGCGACGCGATCATGTTCTCATTTGATAACCAGGTATTGGGTAGCAACCGCTCCGTCGAGGCTATCGCGCGGGAGATGCAATGCTGA